CTCGCCTTGCCCTGCGGGACTACGGGGTAGAAGAAGCCGGTCACATATATGCCCTTCTCAAGCAGGCGCGAGGCGAACTCCGAGGCGACCTTCGCGTCGTAGAGCATGATCGGTACGATGGGATGTGTTCCCGGAAGGATGTCGAAACCGAGCTCCGCCATCTTTTCGCGGAAATATTTCGTGTTGGCGTGTACGCGGTCGCGGTACTCAGTCGACTCTTCCAGCATTCTGATAACCTCGAGCGAAGCGCCGCATATCGCGGGCGCGACCGTGTTGGAGAAGAGGTAGGGGCGGCTGCGCTGGCGCAGCATCTCCACTATCTCGGCCTTCGCGCTCACATAGCCGCCGGAAGCGCCGCCGAGAGCCTTGCCGAGGGTGCCGGTGATGATGTCGACGCGCCCCATGACGCCGCAGTATTCGTGCGTGCCGCGTCCGCGCTCGCCCATGAAGCCGACGGCGTGGCTGTCGTCTACCATCACCAGGGCGTCATATTCGTCGGCCAGGTCGCAGATGCCCTTAAGGTTCGCGATGTATCCGTCCATTGAGAAGACGCCGTCCGTGACGATGAGCTTGATGTCCGCGCCTGCCGCTTTTGCCGCCTCGAGCTGCTCGCGCAGCGAAGTCATGTCGTTGTTTTTGTAGCGGAATTTCTTCGCCTTGCAGAGGCGCACGCCGTCGATGATGCTTGCGTGGTTCAGTTCGTCGCTGATTATCGCGTCCTTATCTGATAGCAGAGGCTCAAAGACGCCTCCGTTGGCGTCGAAGCAGGAGGAATAGAGTATAGTGTCTTCCATGCCTAAGAAACGGCTGACCGCCGCTTCAAGATCCTTGTGTATCTGCTGTGTGCCGCAGATAAAACGCACGGAGGCGAGGCCATAGCCCCAGCGGTCATAGGCGGTCTTGGCCGCCTCGATGACACGCGCGTTGTCCGCGAGCCCGAGGTAGTTGTTCGCGCACATGTTGACGACGCCGCCCTTGGCGGTGGTGTCTATCACGTCGCGCTGCGGCGTCGTGATGATACGCTCGTTCTTATAGAGGCCGTCGGCCTTTATCTTCTCTATCTCAGCCGCAATTTTGCCGATCGCAGTTTTCATGTTTTGTATATGCCGCCTTTCGTTGATGTTAAAAATTACCGGTCAAATTTTATTTATTGTATTCCGCCGCTAGAGGTTCTGCCAGTCGAGGACGACCTTTCCGGACTGTCCGGAGTTCATCGCCGCGAAGCCCTTTTCAAAGTCCCGCACGTCGAAGCGGTGGGTGATTACTTCACTGATGTCAAGACCGCTCTGCAGCATCGTCGTCATCTTGTACCAGGTCTCGTACATCTCACGTCCGTAGATGCCCTTTATCGTCAGGCCGTTGAAGATGACCTTGTCCCAGTCGATGACCGTACCGGGCTTCACAAGCCCGAGCAGCGCGATTTTGCCGCTGTTGTGCATCACGTCTACCATGCCGGAGAAGGCCTGCGGACTGCCGGACATCTCCAGCCCGACGTCGAAGCCCTCCTTCATGCCGAGCTCGTGCATCACGTCGCGGAGATTCTCCTTATCGGCGCGCACGGTGCGCGTGGCGCCGAGCTTTTTCGCGAGATCGAGGCGGTAATCGTTGAGGTCGCTGACGACGACGTTTCGCGCGCCGACGTGGCGGCAGATCGCGACGGCCATCATGCCGATGGGGCCCGCGCCCGTGATGAGGACGTCCTCACCGATGAGATCGTACTGCAGCGCCGTATGGGTGGCGTTGCCGAGCGGGTCGAAGCAGGAGATGATATCGTCGGAGATATCGGGGGCGCAGCGCCAGACATTCGTCGTTGGTATCGAAAGGTACTGCGCGAAGGCGCCGTCACGGTTCACGCCGACGCCGATCGTATGTGGGCAGTAGTGGCGGCGTCCGGCGAGACAATTGCGGCACTCGCCGCAGACGATGTGCCCCTCGCCAGAGACGCGCTCGCCGACCTTCCAGCCGCGCACATGGCTGCCGAGCTCGACGATCTCTCCAACATATTCGTGGCCGATGGTCATGGGGGTCTTGATGGTCTTTTGCGACCACTCATCCCAATTATAGATGTGGAGATCCGTTCCGCAGATCGACGTCTTCTTTATTTTTATCAAAACGTCGTTGGGACCGGGCTGGGGAATGTCAACCTCGCGCATCCATAGGCCGACACCCGGTTTTTCTTTGACGAGAGCAAGCATTTTCCCTTTCATATCTGTCACTCCTTCAAGCTTTTTCGCTGTTTACTGGTGAAACGGTATTATTAAAGCCATTTGGCTGAGCGTAGTTATTGAATAGTTACTAATATACTCTAAGCGCCTGAAAATTTCAAATAGACAGAGCGATTCTATTATGGATTTATTGTAACAGATTAGTTATTGAGGGCCGCGCTGCCCGTGTTCATACCGTTGCCCTGCGGTCAATCGGTGCTGGACAAATTTGCCATGTAAGTGTTATTATTTTACGTTGGCTAGAATAATCGCCGGTTGAAAAAATTCAATGGCGTAAAGTTTTCAGGAAGCATACTAAACCGAGAGGAACATTATAAAATGCAGGACTCTTCAAAGATAAGAAATATCGCTATCATCGCTCACATCGACCATGGCAAGACAACGCTCATAGACGGCATCTTCAAAGCGGCGCACCTCTTCCGCGACAACCAGGTGATGGAGGAGCGCGTGATGGACGCCGGAAATCTTGAGCGCGAGCGCGGCATCACGATCAAGGCCAAGCACTGCACCGTCGAATGGGAAGGCTATAAGATAAATATCGTCGATACCCCCGGGCACGCTGACTTTTCGGGAGAGGTGGAAAGAGTTCTCTCAATGGTCGATTCCGTTCTGCTGCTCGTTGACGCGAACGAGGGACCAATGCCGCAGACGCGCTATGTCCTTATGCGCGCGCTGAAACTCGGACTCAAGCCGATCGTGATCGTCAACAAGGTGGACCGTCCCAACGCCGAGCCCGACGCGGCGCTCGACAAGACATTCGACCTCTTTATAGAGCTGGGCGCCACTGAGGAGCAGTGCGATTTCGCGGTGCTCTACGGCTCCGGACTCCAGGGCTGGTTCGTCGACGATCTTAACAAACACGAGGATAATTCCAAGGCCGGTATGCAGGACCTTTTCAAGACAATCATTGAGAGAGTCCCCGCGCCCAAGGCGGAGATGGACAAGCCCTTCCTTATGCAGGTCTGCACCCTATCGTGGAGCGAATACCTCGGCCGTATCGGCTGCGGCAGGATACTGCAGGGGACCCTGCGCAAGGGAGACCGGATACTGCGTACCCACACTCGCTGGACCGATTACGACCAGACCAACTGGGAGGTCGTCTCCACCGATACCTCGACCTGCACGCACCTTTATGTCACAAACGGACTCGACCGCGCCGAGGTGGAGGCGGTAGGCGCCGGAGACATCGTCTGGTTCACGGGCCCGGCAAATATCGATCTCGGCGACACTATGAGCGCCCCGGAGATCGGAGACCAGGTCATTCCGCCGCTCGATATCGAGGAGCCGACGGTATCCATGTTCTTTATCGTAAATACCAGCCCCTTCGCGGGACAGGACGGCAACGCCATCACACTCCGTCAGCTCAAAGCGCGTATCGAGCGCGAGACCAAGACGGACCCCGCGCTGCGCATGGAGGACCTTGGCCGTCCAGACGGCGTTAAGGTCTCAGGCCGCGGCGAGCTGCATCTGGGGATACTCATAGAAGAGATCCGCCGCGAGGGATCGGAGGTCTGCGTCTCGCGCCCCGAGGTAATCGTGCAGCATGACGAAAAGGGGCGCACCCTCGAACCGATGGAGGAGGTCATCATCGACGTCCCCGAGGAATATCAGGGTGTTGTCATCCAGAAGCTCGCGCAGCGCAAGGGCGAACTTAAAAATATGGAAAACGGCGGCACGGGAGTGCTCCGTCTTGAATTCAGAATACCGACGCGCGGCCTCATCGGCTACCGCGGAGAATTTCTCACCGATACGCGCGGCCTCGGCATCCTCGCTTCGCGTTTTGTCGGTTACGGCGAATGGGTCGGAGAGATAAACGCGCGTTCGCGTGGCTCGCTCGTCAGCATGGACAGCGGAACCGCAACGAGCTACGCCTTGGACAACCTCCAGGAACGCGGTACCCTCTTTATTAAGCCTGGAGACGCGATATACAACGGGCAGGTGGTAGGCGAGAGCTCTCGCGGCAAGGACATCCCCTGTAATCCCAGCAAGCGCAAACAGCAGACGAACCACCGTTCCGCGACAAAAGAGATGATGACGGTGCTCGACGTGCCGCGCACTATGACGGTGGATTCCGCGCTGGAGTGGATCAGCGACGACGAACTGGTCGAGGTGACGCCGCTCTCCGTGCGTATCCGCAAGACCATCCTCGACGCGGACCAGCGCAAGAAGGCCCGTATGCAGGCCGGAATAAGCGATTCAGACGAGGATTAAAGATGATACGGGAGCTGATCCCCTACCGTGATTTTGAACGCGACGAGGTCTTCGCCTGCATCTCGGGGCTCATAAAGAGCGCCGGACAGATAGACGATTCCTCTCTTGCGGAGAGCGCCTCGTGGTACTGCGACTGTGCCGCGAAGATGGCCGCCGCGGCGGAGAGAGCCGGTATCGCCGGGAACCTCTGGCAGACGTGGCTTGCGATGCTAGTTGCGGAAAACGAAAATCCATTCTCGCTCGCGCATGAACGCCACGGGCCGCTCTGCGGCACGATGCGTGAATTTGCGATGCGTGATTTTGAGACTCTATTTGGCTATCTGCGCTATGACCTGAGGGCGCTTGAGGATGAGCTTCGTCTCGGCGCTGTCGGCCTGCTTGACGGTTTCGTGCCTTTGCCGGCGGGGCCCGTCTCCTTTGGGCGCGCCGCGGGAGCCGTCATCGGCGAACTCGCCGCGGCGATGGCGGCGGCGGACTCGCCCGCCGGGCTCTATGAGGCGGCCGTGTCCTTCTACCGCGAGCATGGCGTCGGCAAATTCGGCCTTTACGGCGGCTTCCGCTGGGATGCGCACGCGCGGGAAATCGTTCCCGCGATACCGCTGGAAGATATCAGGCTATCCGACCTTATCGGCTATGATGAGCAGAAAAAGGCCGTTGTTGACAACACCCTGGCCTTCCTCGATGGCCGCCCTGCGAACAATGTGCTGCTCTACGGAGAGGGAGGGACAGGCAAATCCTCGACGATAAAGGCGCTGCTCAACGAGTACGCGCCGCGCGGCCTGCGCATGATCGAGGTCTACAAACACCAGATAAACGACCTTGAGACGGTCCTTGAGGAGATCAAACAGCGCAACTATAAATTCATCCTCTTCATGGACGACCTCTCTTTTGAGCAGTTTGAGGTCGAATATAAATTCCTCAAAGCCTTTATCGAAGGCGGCATCGAAAAGCGTCCGGATAACGTCCTTATCTACGCCACCTCAAACCGCCGCCACCTGATGAAAGAGACCTGGGGCGACCGCCTTGACAAAGACGACGATATGCACGAGTCGGAGACGATGCAGGAAAAGATGTCCCTCGTCGACCGCTTTGGTCTGCTTATACGCTATTTTTCACCTGAACAGAAGGAATATCTGCACATCGTCCGCAGCCTCGCCGGGGAATACGGCGTGAAGGTGAACGACGAAGAATTAGAGCTGGGCGCGATCCGCTGGGAGCTGAAACACGGAGGCTTCTCTGGCCGGAGCGCGCGCCAGTACGTGGAATTTCTCGCGGGGCAAAAATAGATTTTTTGAAGTTGTTCTATATCAGTCGTTGGGGGGCAGCCGCAGTTCGGCTGCCTCTGTTATTCCAAGCTGAAGCAGCGCCGACTGCGCCGCGAAGAAGGTAGCGGTCATGACCTCCGAGAGATGGCGTGAAAAATCCCGCCGCCGTCCCTCGCGCAGGCTTTTCTGCATACTCGCGGAGCTTTGCGGAAAATCATAAATATCAAGATCCTTAAACTCAATCAGCCTCAGTGGATAGAGCCATACCAGCCGTCCGGCGATCTGAGAATAAATTTCCCTTATCACGGTATTCTTTGAAGTTTTGCAGATAATGTTGATCGTCACGCCCAAGGTCAGAAACTCCCTGCCGCGTTTGGCGTCCTCCTCGATGGCCTCTGAGATCCCGTTTATATCCTCCTCTGAGAAGAAGAGAAAGGCCTCATAGGAGACATTTTCTATTGTGAGCGCCAGGATATGCAGGAGCTGGAGGCCGAAGATAAACCGGTTCTTAAACATGCCGACGTCGACCTTTACGGTATGGCGCGCCCTTTCTACCCCGTATATCCTCGTGCCCTTTCTATTTATCGTCTCTGTAACGCCGATGCCGTTCAAAAGCTTGATCGTCCGTCGCACCGTTATCTCGGATACGCCAAGAGATGCCGCAAGATCGGGTATCGGCGGCAGCCAGCGGCCGGGGAACTTTCCCGTATTGATCCTGTAAAGCAGATCGACGGCGGCCGAATAGAGATACTGCTCCTGCTCCACATAGACCTGCCAGCGAAACGGTATCTTGCCGGTCGCGTTTTCCCGTCCGACGGAATTGAGATATGCGTTCATATCATCCCCGTATGACGCGGCAAGTTTTTGGAACAGTGCGGCGCACCTCTCCCGGTCCGCCGAGTCTACCGCCGCGGCAATATCGTAAAAGAGCTTTAACGGCAGGTGTTCCGTCCACGGATGCTCGCGGTTCATAATATGAAAGTGCCGGTCGCCTCCCGAAAACGCGGCAAAGACAAAATTGTCTAGCTCACAAAAAAGGTGCAGCAGCACGGGATTGCCGAGCTGTTTGATGAAAAAGACGGTAAATTCGAAGATACCCCCCGAATTGTTATTTGCGATCTCCGCGATGATGAGGTCCAGCTTCTCTAACCCTTCTGAGTCAACATAGCGCGCGCCGCGCGCCAGAATGGGGGGGAGAAAATAACTCATCCCATCATACATATCGATGACGCCGCTAATACGGTCATAAAGTTCGCATTTATTGGCGCCGCATTGCCCGTCCCAGCAGACGGTGGCCGTCCTGCCGGGCGAGAGCTCTATATAACCTTCACTTTTCAAGGACTGCAGCGCTTTCCTTGCCGTACTAAAAGAAACGTCGAATGTCTCCGCTATCTCCAGTGCCGAGGGCAGCGGTTCTCCCTTTTGATATTGACCGCTTTCGATCTGCGCGCGGTAAAATCTGTAAATTAGCCTATACAGTCCTTGGGTGTCGCTCATATCGCCCCTTCTTTCGTCGTATACATAGTTTACCATAACAGTTTTGAAAAATTATAAATAGCTATACTTGATAAAAAATAGATATGTATGATAATATAATAGCTGTATTTGTAAATTAAGTATTGTGTTTGAAAAAATGGATTAGCAAAATTACTGGAAAAAAAATAGTAGTAATGGGGGAATATCGAATCATGATAAATACGTTGAAAATAAAAACAAACAATCATTCAGATATCCTTGAGTCAGTAAAAAAACTTGCGGCAGCTTCAAAGCAGCCCCTCATTGTTATCAACGGCAACGGCGACGTGCTTTCTGTAAATGAGCTTGGAGCGGAGGCTCTTAAGAAGAAGGGACGCTCGCTGATGGTACGAAAGTTCTTTTCTTTTTTTAACCCCGTGTGGTATCTTGCCTATAACAATAATTTTTATGAGATAGAGAGCATCGCTGATTTCCGGACTAAAGAAAGCACGCTGCATATCTGCCGGATACGTACCTGAAAGCGCCGTTGGCGTGCTATTCGTAAGCATAATAAAATATGAACTATAGACTGGGTCAAAGTTTATATTTTTAGTTTCGGTTATTACTGATTATTTTAAAAATAATAGTTGATAACGCTGATATATCTGAGTAAAAGTAGAAGTTTGCCTCTTTTCAAAGTTCAGAAAAGATGTTAAACTTATCTCATCAAGATTAAAAATAAACAAATAAACCCTAGCGGTTCAATAATCATGAGGAGGAAAAGAAATGCTCAGCACACAGCAGATTATCGACAAGACAAACAAACTCGGCGCGCACAACTATCACCCCAAAGACGTCGTCATCGTTGAGGGAGAGGGCGTAATCGTACGCGACCCCGAGGGACGCGAGTATTTTGATATGCTCTCGGCCTACTCGGCCCTTAATTTCGGGCACCGTCATCCCGAGATCGTGGCCGCCGCAAAAGATCAGCTCGACAAGGTGACGCTTACCTCACGCGCCTTCCACAACGCCGTTCTCTGTGATTTCTATGAAAAACTCTGCGAACTGACGGGTAAAGAGATGATCCTCCCCATGAATACCGGCGCTGAGGCCGTTGAGACGGCTCTTAAGACCGTCCGCCGCTGGGGGGCAGAGGTCAAGGGCGTCGAAAACGGCAAGCAGGAGATTATCGTCTGCGAGAACAACTTCCACGGACGCACGATCGCCATCGTAAGTTTCTCCACCGACCCAGACGCGCGTATCAACTACGGACCATACTGCGAAGGCTTCAAGATAATCAAATACGGCGACGCCAAGGCCCTGGAAGAGGCGATCACGCCCAACACAGTTGCTTTCATGGCGGAGCCTATACAGGGAGAGGCGGGGATCATCACGCCTCCCAAGGGTTACCTTAAGGAAGTGCGCGATATCTGCACGAAGCACAATATCCTCTTTATCGCCGACGAGGTTCAGACGGGCTTCGCGCGCACCGGAAGAATGTTTGCCTGCAACTTTGAGGATGTCGAGCCCGACATCTTCATCCTCGGCAAGGCTCTTGGCGGCGGCGTAATGCCGATATCGGCGGTCGCGGCCAACAGGGACGTCCTTGGCGTATTCACCCCCGGGACCCACGGCTCGACCTTCGGTGGCAACCCCTTAGCCTGCGCGGTTTCAATAAAGGCGATGGAGATACTCGTAAGAGACGATTATTCAAAGCAGGCCGAAGAGAAGGGCAACTACTTCATGCAGAAGCTCCGCGAGATAGACAACCCCGAGATCATCGACGTCCGCGGCTCCGGCCTCCTCATCGGCGTTGAATTCTCCGTCCCCGCGGCCGCCTATGTGAAGAAGCTCATCGCCAACGGCGTACTGGCGAAGGAGACCCACGAGCGCACGATCCGCTTCGCGCCGCCGATCGTCATCACCTACGAGCAGATCGACAAGGCCGTAGAGGGCATCAAAAAGGCATTCGCGAAATAGCGACAGTAAGCGACTATATATCCTGTATAAAATGTCGGCAAAGGACCTCCTTTATGGAGGTCCTTTGTTTTGTCCGCCGCGGGTGCTACAATTAGTTACCAATTTTAATCAACGGACGGTGGATTTTTATGACGGCAGCTTTGACACTTGGATTTATCGGCACCGGCGGCATAACCTCTTTTATCGTGCGTGGGCTTTGCTCCGCGCCGGAATTTACGGGGAAGATCGTTCTCTCGGTGCATAAAAACAGGGATAAGGCCGAGACGCTTAAGGCGCTTTTTCCTGACAGGATAACGATATCCGGCTCCAATCAGGAGGTAGCCGACTTCTCGGATGTCGTATTTATTGCGGTGCTTCCGCAGCAGCATAAAGCTGTGGCAGAAGCTATTAAATTCAAGCCAGAACACCGTGTCGTCCATATCACCGGAGGCGTGAAGCTGGCGGATTCCCTTGATCTCTACGCTCCCGCGATGAGCGCGGTGCGCGCGATCCCGCTGCCCTTTGCCGCGAGACGGATGGGGCCGGTGCTCTTTTACGGCAAAGACCCGGTCTGCCGCGAGCTGCTGGCGACGCTCGGCGCTATCGTCGAAGTACAGGCGGAGAGCGAGCTGGAGGTGCTGGGGCCTGTGACGGGCATGATGGTCCCCTATTACGCGCTGATCGCCGAATATGTAAAGTGGGGTATTGCAAGGGGACTTTCGTTCCGCACGGCGCTCGACTATGCCGGTTATATGAACGAGGCGCTCTCCTCTTTCATGCGCACCGACTGCGGGGAGGATATAGAAGCCTTCCTGGTCGACAACTCGACCCCCGGCGGCGTAAACGAACTCGGCCTGCGGCTGCTCCGCGAGGGCGACGCCTACTCCCCCTGGTCGAAGACCCTAGACGCGCTCTATGTACGCTATAATTCAATGGGTAAAAGCAGGGACTAAGGCGGGGCATCGCTGTCCAGAAGGCGGGCCGGCCGATTTTCAGCGCTGACAGTGCGATATATAAAGAAAAGAATTGGGTGCCGGAGACGGTGGATGAGTTATTTACTCATGCCGTCCTATCTTCAAAAACAGATAAAATACAGTAATATTTTTAACGTGGAGAAATCATATGCCGGAAGATAAAAAAGGACAGCCAGCTACAGGTACGGAGACAGCTACTTTTTCCCTGAGCGCCTTCTGGCGAGTTTATCCGCTATCCTTTTCTCGCCGCTGATTATGGTAGAGGCCCCCTCCGGCTTTGGCAAGACGACCGCAGTCCGTGAGTATATTAGGGAGAGATTGCCGCAGCCGGCGCATGTGCTGTGGTATACTTGTTTCGGTGAGCCGCCAGCAAAAGCCTGGGATGGTATTTGCGGCCTCTTTGCGGAAGATAAAAGAATCTAAGGGCAAGTTCAAGCTGGAAAAAATGGGGTTTTATTTACAGGTCAGCACCCGACGTTAAATTCTGTTTGTTATAGATGGCAGGAAAATGGAGATGATATCCGTAAAAAGATTGGCTCTCCTTCTGCCCCGTAGTGCTGATAGTTGCCTTTACGACGCCGCTCGCCGCCATGCCGGCGCGGCACGCGGAGATGATAAAGAACGGCGCCGCCGAGGCCGAAGCATACGCCACCGCCTACTACGGCTGTTTCGGAAATATCGAACGCGTGCTGCTGTGGCAGTGGCTGATGAAAAACCCCGCGGGCGCGCAGGGGCTCTACCGGCTGAAAGGCTAAGGTTTAGTGGCGTCGCTTGCCATTCAGCAAGACGATGAGAAGAAAGTCTATGCCATATCGCTGACGGTGAGGCCTGATAAGAGCCCTCATTCCGCCGCGGAATTGGGCGAGTGTCTTGGCAGGCTTATGGGCAGGACGATGGCGGTCGCCGACAGAGGCGGAGAAGAGAAACTCTTCACCCTGACTCTTGAGGGGAATGAGATCGAACTGAAGGCTGCGGAAGGCTTCAAAGATGGAAGCGGAGCGGAGCTGGGCGTTGACCCGAACGGCAGATACGCGAGGCAGAAGAAATAGATAAAGACTCATGCGGCGGCCTGCTTTTGCGCGGACGCCGCCGGTCCGTAGGATATGAGGTGAATGAGATTGGGAAAAACATAAAAGCGTTCGTGGCGTCTCTCTCAGCCGTATTGGCGGTTCTTGTCATGACCTTCCCGTCGTTTGCCGCCGAGACGAAGCTTAATATCAAGCCCGCCGAACTAAAAAGCATGAGCACCTTTTTGAGTAATTTCACCGAACTGGGCATGATGGATTTTGAGACGGCGAAGCTGAAACGCGCCGATCTCATCCATTTCGGGATTTGGCATAATTATATAAATAATTACCACACCCGTATCCAGCCGGCCAAAGATAGAGATAGAGAGTACGGCGATCTGCTTATCGAAGGTAAATACGTCTCCGAGAGCATCAAAAGATATTTCGCCCTTGATTTTAAGGAACACGGCGCTGTTGACGACGGTTATCATTCCTATTACTACGACGGCAGGTTCTACTATCTTCACGGCGCCGACGGCGATGCGGCGGTCCACGCGCGCGTGAAGACGGTGTGCCGTGACGCCTCGGGAAGGCTCCGGATGGCCGGAGAGGTCTACTATCCGGACGGACAGAGTGAAGAGCGGTATGGCTTCACCGCGTTGGTTAAACCATGGAAATATAATGGAAAAGATACCTGGGCTATCCTGAGCTTTAAGGTGGCGAAATCCTGGTACGAAGACATGGGTGAGGGCGGAGATGACTCTGAGTGACGGCGACGCTTTGCGGCGGCAGCTCTGCTTATCCTCATTCTAGTTATATCGGCTCCGGCAATAGCCGCCCAGACGAGGCTGGATGTCAAGCCGGAGGAGCTAAAACAGATGGACGTATTTCTTTCCAATTTTACGGCGCTGGGCATGATGGATTTTGAGACGGCGAAGCTGAGCCGCGCGGAGCTTATCAGCTTTGGCATCTGACATAACTACGGAAACAATTACCGTAGCCGTATCGTTCCCTGCAAGAGAGAGGGCTGCCTATTCGGAGGGATGACCGTCGATGGAAGATATGTCGCGGAGAGTGTTGAAAGGTATTTCGGTCTTAAATTCAAA
This is a stretch of genomic DNA from Cloacibacillus sp.. It encodes these proteins:
- a CDS encoding glycine C-acetyltransferase, encoding MKTAIGKIAAEIEKIKADGLYKNERIITTPQRDVIDTTAKGGVVNMCANNYLGLADNARVIEAAKTAYDRWGYGLASVRFICGTQQIHKDLEAAVSRFLGMEDTILYSSCFDANGGVFEPLLSDKDAIISDELNHASIIDGVRLCKAKKFRYKNNDMTSLREQLEAAKAAGADIKLIVTDGVFSMDGYIANLKGICDLADEYDALVMVDDSHAVGFMGERGRGTHEYCGVMGRVDIITGTLGKALGGASGGYVSAKAEIVEMLRQRSRPYLFSNTVAPAICGASLEVIRMLEESTEYRDRVHANTKYFREKMAELGFDILPGTHPIVPIMLYDAKVASEFASRLLEKGIYVTGFFYPVVPQGKARVRTQVSAAHTTEDLDRAIAAFTEVKKEMGL
- the tdh gene encoding L-threonine 3-dehydrogenase, producing MLALVKEKPGVGLWMREVDIPQPGPNDVLIKIKKTSICGTDLHIYNWDEWSQKTIKTPMTIGHEYVGEIVELGSHVRGWKVGERVSGEGHIVCGECRNCLAGRRHYCPHTIGVGVNRDGAFAQYLSIPTTNVWRCAPDISDDIISCFDPLGNATHTALQYDLIGEDVLITGAGPIGMMAVAICRHVGARNVVVSDLNDYRLDLAKKLGATRTVRADKENLRDVMHELGMKEGFDVGLEMSGSPQAFSGMVDVMHNSGKIALLGLVKPGTVIDWDKVIFNGLTIKGIYGREMYETWYKMTTMLQSGLDISEVITHRFDVRDFEKGFAAMNSGQSGKVVLDWQNL
- the typA gene encoding translational GTPase TypA, with amino-acid sequence MQDSSKIRNIAIIAHIDHGKTTLIDGIFKAAHLFRDNQVMEERVMDAGNLERERGITIKAKHCTVEWEGYKINIVDTPGHADFSGEVERVLSMVDSVLLLVDANEGPMPQTRYVLMRALKLGLKPIVIVNKVDRPNAEPDAALDKTFDLFIELGATEEQCDFAVLYGSGLQGWFVDDLNKHEDNSKAGMQDLFKTIIERVPAPKAEMDKPFLMQVCTLSWSEYLGRIGCGRILQGTLRKGDRILRTHTRWTDYDQTNWEVVSTDTSTCTHLYVTNGLDRAEVEAVGAGDIVWFTGPANIDLGDTMSAPEIGDQVIPPLDIEEPTVSMFFIVNTSPFAGQDGNAITLRQLKARIERETKTDPALRMEDLGRPDGVKVSGRGELHLGILIEEIRREGSEVCVSRPEVIVQHDEKGRTLEPMEEVIIDVPEEYQGVVIQKLAQRKGELKNMENGGTGVLRLEFRIPTRGLIGYRGEFLTDTRGLGILASRFVGYGEWVGEINARSRGSLVSMDSGTATSYALDNLQERGTLFIKPGDAIYNGQVVGESSRGKDIPCNPSKRKQQTNHRSATKEMMTVLDVPRTMTVDSALEWISDDELVEVTPLSVRIRKTILDADQRKKARMQAGISDSDED
- a CDS encoding ATP-binding protein, giving the protein MIRELIPYRDFERDEVFACISGLIKSAGQIDDSSLAESASWYCDCAAKMAAAAERAGIAGNLWQTWLAMLVAENENPFSLAHERHGPLCGTMREFAMRDFETLFGYLRYDLRALEDELRLGAVGLLDGFVPLPAGPVSFGRAAGAVIGELAAAMAAADSPAGLYEAAVSFYREHGVGKFGLYGGFRWDAHAREIVPAIPLEDIRLSDLIGYDEQKKAVVDNTLAFLDGRPANNVLLYGEGGTGKSSTIKALLNEYAPRGLRMIEVYKHQINDLETVLEEIKQRNYKFILFMDDLSFEQFEVEYKFLKAFIEGGIEKRPDNVLIYATSNRRHLMKETWGDRLDKDDDMHESETMQEKMSLVDRFGLLIRYFSPEQKEYLHIVRSLAGEYGVKVNDEELELGAIRWELKHGGFSGRSARQYVEFLAGQK
- a CDS encoding GntR family transcriptional regulator translates to MVNYVYDERRGDMSDTQGLYRLIYRFYRAQIESGQYQKGEPLPSALEIAETFDVSFSTARKALQSLKSEGYIELSPGRTATVCWDGQCGANKCELYDRISGVIDMYDGMSYFLPPILARGARYVDSEGLEKLDLIIAEIANNNSGGIFEFTVFFIKQLGNPVLLHLFCELDNFVFAAFSGGDRHFHIMNREHPWTEHLPLKLFYDIAAAVDSADRERCAALFQKLAASYGDDMNAYLNSVGRENATGKIPFRWQVYVEQEQYLYSAAVDLLYRINTGKFPGRWLPPIPDLAASLGVSEITVRRTIKLLNGIGVTETINRKGTRIYGVERARHTVKVDVGMFKNRFIFGLQLLHILALTIENVSYEAFLFFSEEDINGISEAIEEDAKRGREFLTLGVTINIICKTSKNTVIREIYSQIAGRLVWLYPLRLIEFKDLDIYDFPQSSASMQKSLREGRRRDFSRHLSEVMTATFFAAQSALLQLGITEAAELRLPPND
- the rocD gene encoding ornithine--oxo-acid transaminase, with amino-acid sequence MLSTQQIIDKTNKLGAHNYHPKDVVIVEGEGVIVRDPEGREYFDMLSAYSALNFGHRHPEIVAAAKDQLDKVTLTSRAFHNAVLCDFYEKLCELTGKEMILPMNTGAEAVETALKTVRRWGAEVKGVENGKQEIIVCENNFHGRTIAIVSFSTDPDARINYGPYCEGFKIIKYGDAKALEEAITPNTVAFMAEPIQGEAGIITPPKGYLKEVRDICTKHNILFIADEVQTGFARTGRMFACNFEDVEPDIFILGKALGGGVMPISAVAANRDVLGVFTPGTHGSTFGGNPLACAVSIKAMEILVRDDYSKQAEEKGNYFMQKLREIDNPEIIDVRGSGLLIGVEFSVPAAAYVKKLIANGVLAKETHERTIRFAPPIVITYEQIDKAVEGIKKAFAK
- a CDS encoding NAD(P)-binding domain-containing protein, which encodes MTAALTLGFIGTGGITSFIVRGLCSAPEFTGKIVLSVHKNRDKAETLKALFPDRITISGSNQEVADFSDVVFIAVLPQQHKAVAEAIKFKPEHRVVHITGGVKLADSLDLYAPAMSAVRAIPLPFAARRMGPVLFYGKDPVCRELLATLGAIVEVQAESELEVLGPVTGMMVPYYALIAEYVKWGIARGLSFRTALDYAGYMNEALSSFMRTDCGEDIEAFLVDNSTPGGVNELGLRLLREGDAYSPWSKTLDALYVRYNSMGKSRD